The following proteins are co-located in the Tripterygium wilfordii isolate XIE 37 chromosome 2, ASM1340144v1, whole genome shotgun sequence genome:
- the LOC120010750 gene encoding uncharacterized protein LOC120010750 — protein MPETPTTQHSRTQTLWQTCLVSAYHTALACTIVGCTTLYGPAILTNQIAYPAFSYVTVILVITDATLGDTVRGCWLALYATVISIGPAILSLWLIGPGRLTSGTTALAVTLAAFVVVLPEGTHLIAKRIALGQIVITYVIGFINGPHTEAVMHPVHVAASTGVGVMACVLALVFPYPRLACLEVKQNCKLLADNDSERLKLLVKAFCAEDNILAQESVSQAKYLTVTGTKLLQSIKRYQESMKWEKLPFNFLRSYYINPSQKLQELEIPLRGMEMALTATTTSFPARMLDTQIKDSLLRLEKHISLTLNRVRNGLASDSITVPESNTDEIMNCLDAIQITPTTNEDLSSLFFLFCIKLLQGKSLAKPAEVNLATKGENSSIESKENGFFKSILANKLSIKRFMPAFKCSLSLGLAVLFGLKYSKENGFWSGLPVAISLASTREATFKVANVKAQGTVLGTVYGVIGCFVLERFLPIRFLSLLPWFIFTSFLRRSRMYGQAGGISAVIGAVLILGRKNFGPPSEFAIARIVETFIGLSCSIMVELVLQPTRASALSKLQLSNCLRTLQNCMGSISLGANKAELFESQNRLKVEVNELMRFIGEAEVEPNFWFLPFHSACYGKLLDSLSKMVDLLLFSAHAVGFLQQESHNSWKQNLNKLENDLKLFKDMVVSLIKCFEEITMIKSLTALDKELEKNNVSCDLELGKSTSPNFFKVSGSDEAEKISTSYLQHSREAVEKICMNECNEKEVKCQMVLSLGALGYCMSDLVRETRKVENEISELVQSENPSSHVNLHEISCKIRALYCCTGS, from the exons ATGCCAGAAACTCCAACCACTCAGCATAGCAGAACTCAAACCTTATGGCAGACCTGCCTTGTCTCTGCATACCACACAGCACTTGCATGCACCATCGTTGGCTGCACAACCCTCTACGGCCCTGCCATTCTTACTAACCAAATAGCTTACCCTGCATTTTCATACGTGACCGTGATTCTCGTGATCACGGACGCAACACTCGGTGACACTGTCCGTGGTTGTTGGCTAGCACTCTATGCGACGGTCATTAGTATAGGGCCGGCAATCTTGAGCTTGTGGTTGATTGGTCCGGGCCGGTTAACGAGTGGAACTACAGCCCTTGCAGTGACACTTGCTGCATTTGTAGTGGTACTGCCGGAGGGAACTCACTTGATTGCAAAGCGCATCGCTTTGGGACAGATTGTTATAACTTACGTGATTGGTTTTATTAATGGTCCGCACACTGAGGCTGTTATGCATCCTGTGCATGTAGCGGCTAGTACTGGTGTAGGGGTCATGGCTTGTGTACTTGCTTTGGTGTTTCCCTATCCCAGATTGGCTTGTCTAGAG GTCAAACAGAACTGCAAACTACTTGCAGACAATGATTCAGAAAGATTAAAGCTATTGGTGAAGGCATTCTGTGCAGAAGACAACATATTAGCACAGGAATCTGTATCTCAAGCGAAGTACTTGACCGTTACCGGAACCAAACTTCTCCAAAGCATTAAAAGATACCAA GAAAGCATGAAGTGGGAGAAACTCCCGTTCAATTTTCTGAGATCTTATTACATAAACCCAAGTCAGAAATTGCAAGAGCTAGAGATACCCTTACGAGGGATGGAAATGGCTTTAACTGCTACTACTACTTCATTTCCTGCAAGAATGCTTGATACACAGATCAAAGATAGTCTATTGAGACTAGAAAAGCACATTAGCCTAACCCTTAATCGAGTCAGGAACGGTTTGGCCAGTGATTCCATAACCGTTCCTGAATCAAACACGGATGAGATAATGAATTGTCTCGACGCCATTCAAATAACCCCAACAACAAATGAAGACCTGTCCTCTCTTTTCTTCCTATTTTGCATAAAACTCCTCCAGGGCAAATCGTTGGCTAAACCAGCAGAAGTCAATTTAGCAACTAAAGGTGAAAATTCAAGCATTGAAAGCAAGGAAAATGGTTTCTTTAAGTCCATCTTGGCAAACAAATTAAGCATCAAGAGATTCATGCCTGCATTTAAATGCTCACTTTCATTAGGACTTGCAGTGCTATTTGGATTGAAATACAGCAAGGAAAACGGGTTCTGGTCGGGACTCCCGGTAGCCATAAGCCTTGCATCAACTAGAGAGGCTACATTTAAAGTTGCCAATGTGAAAGCACAAGGGACAGTATTAGGAACTGTCTATGGAGTTATCGGTTGCTTCGTGTTGGAAAGGTTTTTGCCAATCAGGTTCCTATCACTCCTTCCTTGGTTCATCTTTACCAGTTTTTTAAGGCGAAGCAGGATGTACGGCCAGGCAGGTGGAATTTCTGCAGTAATTGGGGCTGTACTAATTTTGGGAAGGAAAAATTTTGGTCCTCCAAGTGAGTTTGCCATAGCAAGAATTGTTGAGACCTTTATTGGGTTGTCTTGTTCGATTATGGTTGAGCTTGTTTTGCAACCCACAAGAGCTTCTGCTCTGTCTAAGCTCCAACTCTCTAATTGTCTGAGGACATTGCAGAACTGCATGGGTTCAATTAGTCTTGGAGCCAACAAAGCCGAGTTATTTGAGAGCCAAAATAGGTTGAAAGTTGAAGTAAATGAGCTAATGAGGTTCATTGGAGAAGCTGAGGTGGAGCCCAATTTCTGGTTTTTGCCTTTCCATAGTGCTTGCTATGGTAAGCTCTTGGATTCCTTATCAAAAATGGTAGATCTATTGCTTTTTAGTGCTCATGCTGTGGGGTTTCTTCAACAAGAATCAcacaattcctggaaacagaaTTTAAATAAGCTAGAAAATGACCTTAAACTATTCAAGGATATGGTTGTCTCCTTAATAAAATGTTTTGAGGAGATCACTATGATAAAATCACTCACAGCTCTTGACAAGGAActggaaaaaaataatgtttcttGTGATCTTGAACTAGGAAAATCAACAAGTCCCAATTTCTTTAAGGTCTCTGGTTCGGACGAGGCAGAGAAAATATCGACTTCTTATCTTCAGCATTCTAGAGAAGCCGTTGAGAAAATCTGCATGAATGAATGTAATGAGAAGGAGGTCAAGTGCCAAATGGTTTTGAGCTTAGGTGCCCTGGGATATTGCATGAGCGATTTGGTAAGAGAAACAAGAAAGGTTGAGAATGAAATCAGTGAACTTGTTCAGTCGGAGAACCCTTCAAGCCACGTTAACTTACATGAAATTTCATGCAAGATACGTGCCTTGTATTGTTGTACTGGTAGTTGA
- the LOC120013598 gene encoding UDP-glucuronic acid decarboxylase 6 — MASNSSNGEQQTTKPPPSPSPLRFSKFFQSNMRILVTGGAGFIGSHLVDKLMENEKNEVVVADNYFTGSKDNLKKWIGHPRFELIRHDVTEPLLIEVDRIYHLACPASPIFYKYNPVKTIKTNVIGTLNMLGLAKRVGARILLTSTSEVYGDPLVHPQPESYWGNVNPIGVRSCYDEGKRVAETLMFDYHRQHGIEIRIARIFNTYGPRMNIDDGRVVSNFIAQALRGEPLTVQKPGTQTRSFCYVSDMVDGLIRLMEGENTGPINIGNPGEFTMLELAETVKELISPEVEINLVENTPDDPRQRKPDITKAKELLGWEPKVKLQDGLPLMEEDFRSRLGVAKKN; from the exons ATGGCGAGCAATTCATCAAACGGAGAGCAGCAGACAACTAAGCCACCTCCATCGCCATCTCCATTGCGTTTTTCAAAGTTTTTTCAG TCCAACATGAGAATTTTGGTTACTGGTGGAGCGGGATTCATAGGCTCGCATCTAGTTGACAAATTGatggaaaatgagaaaaacgag GTAGTTGTCGCTGATAACTACTTCACTGGATCAAAGGATAATCTTAAAAAATGGATTGGTCATCCAAGATTTGAGCTTATCCGTCATG ATGTCACTGAGCCATTGCTGATCGAGGTTGATCGGATTTACCATCTTGCATGTCCAGCTTCTCCCATTTTCTATAAATACAATCCTGTGAAG ACAATAAAGACAAATGTGATTGGCACACTGAACATGTTAGGCCTTGCCAAGCGAGTTGGAGCTAG GATACTGCTGACATCAACTTCAGAGGTATATGGAGATCCTCTTGTGCATCCTCAACCTGAGAGCTACTGGGGAAATGTCAACCCAATTG GGGTTCGAAGCTGCTATGATGAAGGGAAGCGTGTGGCTGAGACTTTGATGTTTGATTATCATAGGCAGCATGGGATAG AAATACGCATTGCTAGAATCTTTAACACATATGGACCAAGAATGAACATTGATGATGGGCGTGTTGTCAGCAATTTCATAGCTCAAGCACTTCG TGGTGAACCATTGACTGTCCAAAAACCCGGAACACAAACTCGCAGTTTTTGTTATGTTTCTGACATG GTTGACGGTCTCATCCGACTCATGGAAGGAGAGAACACTGGGCCAATCAACATTGGAAATCCAG GTGAATTTACTATGCTGGAACTTGCTGAGACAGTGAAGGAG CTGATTAGTCCTGAGGTGGAGATAAATCTGGTGGAGAATACTCCGGATGATCCTCGACAGAGGAAACCTGACATCACAAAGGCAAAGGAATTGCTTGGATGGGAGCCAAAGGTCAAGCTGCAGGATGGACTTCCCCTAATGGAGGAGGATTTCCGCTCGAGGCTTGGAGTCGCCAAAAAGAATTGA
- the LOC120007342 gene encoding histone H4, with the protein MSGRGKGGKGLGKGGAKRHRKVLRDNIQGITKPAIRRLARRGGVKRISGLIYEETRGVLKIFLENVIRDAVTYTEHARRKTVTAMDVVYALKRQGRTLYGFGG; encoded by the coding sequence ATGTCTGGGCGTGGAAAGGGAGGCAAGGGATTGGGTAAGGGAGGAGCCAAGAGGCATCGTAAGGTCCTCAGAGACAACATCCAGGGCATTACCAAGCCTGCCATTCGTCGACTGGCTCGCAGAGGAGGTGTGAAGCGGATCAGTGGTCTGATTTATGAGGAAACCAGAGGCGTTCTCAAGATCTTCTTGGAGAACGTGATTCGAGATGCTGTGACATATACTGAGCATGCCAGGAGAAAGACCGTGACTGCCATGGATGTGGTCTATGCTCTTAAAAGGCAAGGAAGGACTCTTTATGGATTTGGGGGTTAG